In Ananas comosus cultivar F153 linkage group 14, ASM154086v1, whole genome shotgun sequence, the genomic stretch CCTCTGAGGAGAGGATCTCATCGTCTCCCCCTCTCTCCACTGCTTCGTTCCCTCGGATTAGGGTTCTGAGACCGAGCGCGGATCCGATGGGAGGAGGCGCCATGAGAACCGCGGCCAAGGCGATGCTGCGCGGGTACCACCCCTCGGCCGCCCCCTTCGCCGGGGCGGCGCGGAGGGCGCCCGTGCCCCCGCCCTCCGCCGCTGTTCCCGTGGCGGCGACGGTGGCCGAGGGAGCGCCGTCGATCTCCCTCGTCTCCGGCGATAAGGGCCGCGCCGAGGCGGTGGAGACGGCGCCGCAGTGGGCGCCGACGTGGGAGGTCGACGACGATGAGTGGGATTTGGCGGGGtgggcggtggaggaggagacgaATCCCGCTCCGAGGCTCGTGTTCGGGCCCGTCCCCACCCTGGATGAGGCTAAGGAGGCGACTTCGGATCTCACCGATGCGATCGAGAAGTAAGTTCGTTACTAAGTTTACCATCCCCATTTctgtttctctttttattatatttcctGGTTTCCAATCAGAGTTTTGCGTTCTTCCATGTTTTTAGTTGTTTATGATTTGGGAAATTAAATCGAGCACTATAATTGAATTGAAGGTTCTCGATGcaattttatgataaaattgtgattttgagtttttttttttaaaaaaaaatcttttcataTGGTTTGCTTCGGATATGCTGTTCGCCTGATTTAACAAATGATTTAGTATCTGAAgataattattagtaatttgAAAAGAGGATTCTTAGTGATAATTACTGTGAACCCACTTTTGAAAGGTAGCCTAGGTTGTTACCTTGGAGTTTTCTTTTAGTTTCGAGTGTTGACTATGTGATTAATTTACAGAAAACGGATCCTTGTTACTAGATGTTAGTGATGATACTTGATTTGGTTTTATTCACtgcataaaattttgaatttttttgttctttttcattTACTTTAAACTTTCTGATTCCAATCTGAATATTGGGTTGAGTCGATTAATATTTTCGTGATTCTGATTTACCATCTCAAAATGATGGTCGGCTATTGTTGTTATGCTTCTTAGCTCTTTTGGAAGCTGGAGGGGAGGTCACTTGATCGGTGTGCGGTGTTAGCTTGATGATTTGCCATGACTTCAGATGTTTTGTAATGTAGCTGATGTACAATCATGATTTCCAAGTAAAAAACTTTTCTTTATGCTTGTAACATGATAATTTTTCAGGGTATACTTCTCTGGAACTGCTGCTGAGATTTCTGGCAAGGATGGTCAGGGGAATAGCTCTCCTGAAGTGGATTCAATCATTCCCTCAATGCCGAGACATGTCGTTCAAGCATTCTCATTGCTACACGGAAGCCCGGAGGCTCAGGTTCTaaatttttgtactttattTGTATCAAGTGCAGATTAGTTTGTTTACAATTTATATTGCCTTTTGTTCCATTTTGTTTAAGCATCATTGCTGTGAAGTGATGCTTGATTCCTTACCTAGAATAGGTACTTGCTCGTAGTGTGTTTGATATATATGCTATGCTATTCAACATAAAGTAAAAACTTAATACTAGTGCAGTTCTGGCTTAATACTAGTGCATTTGTGGGTTAGAAGTTTCTTGCTATTGAATGATGTAGTTTTCTTTTGAGTGCTTTTCTACATCCATATTACAGGAGTAGATCTGTCTAGTCCATCGTGTATGCAACACATTGGAGAAGTAGAGATTTATACAGAAATATGTAAATCAAGAAGCTTATGAAGAAAATGGATTTCTCTTGTTATAGAGAAGGGCAATACCATT encodes the following:
- the LOC109720168 gene encoding uncharacterized protein LOC109720168, with amino-acid sequence MGGGAMRTAAKAMLRGYHPSAAPFAGAARRAPVPPPSAAVPVAATVAEGAPSISLVSGDKGRAEAVETAPQWAPTWEVDDDEWDLAGWAVEEETNPAPRLVFGPVPTLDEAKEATSDLTDAIEKVYFSGTAAEISGKDGQGNSSPEVDSIIPSMPRHVVQAFSLLHGSPEAQSVVASLASDKNVWDAVMKNEKVVQFYRNHQSTLTESAAENAFPATSPEKIDFGSEDTSEGSGFAEFFNGIRIKVVEMVSNISNFIQDLFGASSEATHSKAENSNSDSYVNAALGGSFIALAIGVILVVLVKRG